A window of the Kineococcus mangrovi genome harbors these coding sequences:
- a CDS encoding metal ABC transporter substrate-binding protein: MRSAPLLGGLVAVALLAACGSPDPRAGGADGTTVVTTSHPLQYAAEAVAGDRASVSSILAAGDDSHGTEISTRQVAEVVDADVVVHLSGLQPAIDTALSARPPQHLVDAERYADDERDPHFWLDPVRMASLGHDVAAELSEVDPDGAADYEAGAAAFATEMGRLDADYATALAGCRDAALVTSHEAFAYLAQRYGLRQIGIAGVDPEVEPSPARVRDVMEVARENDVTTIFFEETANPAVAAKLAGDLGLRTAVLHPVERVDEGQDYLSLMRENLQALRTGLNC; this comes from the coding sequence GTGAGGTCGGCCCCCCTCCTCGGCGGCCTCGTCGCCGTCGCCCTCCTCGCCGCCTGCGGGTCCCCGGACCCGCGGGCCGGCGGGGCGGACGGGACGACCGTGGTGACCACGTCGCACCCCCTGCAGTACGCCGCCGAGGCCGTGGCCGGCGACCGCGCGAGCGTGTCGAGCATCCTGGCGGCCGGGGACGACAGCCACGGCACGGAGATCTCGACGCGTCAGGTGGCCGAGGTGGTCGACGCGGACGTGGTCGTCCACCTCAGCGGCCTGCAGCCCGCGATCGACACCGCGCTGAGCGCCCGGCCGCCGCAGCACCTCGTCGACGCCGAGCGCTACGCCGACGACGAGCGGGACCCGCACTTCTGGCTCGACCCGGTCCGGATGGCCTCCCTCGGGCACGACGTGGCCGCCGAGCTCAGCGAGGTCGACCCCGACGGCGCCGCGGACTACGAGGCCGGTGCCGCCGCCTTCGCCACCGAGATGGGCCGGCTGGACGCCGACTACGCCACGGCGCTCGCCGGGTGCCGGGACGCCGCGCTCGTCACCTCGCACGAGGCGTTCGCCTACCTCGCGCAGCGGTACGGGTTGCGGCAGATCGGGATCGCCGGGGTGGACCCGGAGGTGGAACCCTCCCCCGCGCGCGTCCGCGACGTCATGGAGGTGGCCCGGGAGAACGACGTCACCACCATCTTCTTCGAGGAGACCGCCAACCCCGCGGTGGCGGCCAAGCTCGCCGGCGACCTCGGCCTGCGCACCGCGGTGCTGCACCCCGTCGAGCGCGTCGACGAGGGCCAGGACTACCTCTCGCTCATGCGCGAGAACCTCCAGGCGCTGCGGACCGGGCTGAACTGCTGA
- a CDS encoding LysR family transcriptional regulator: MPLDRVPDLTALRLLVAVVETGSIGRGARRVGMTQQAASDRLRAVESQVGVALLHRSRQGSRPTEAGTLLTGWATRLLEVAEEVAEGIGTLRADRTAPLRVAASMTIAEHLLPRWLLVLRQRSGTGGAASQAVELLATNSVRVLAAVADGEADLGFVEGPGVPRGLRSRELVRDHLVVVVAPGHPWTRRRRPVEAAELARTALVSRERGSGTREVLDRALTAVGLEPVPPAVELTTATGVREAVRAGAGVAVLSRLAVADDVDAGRLRAVEVRGLDLSRALRAVWTGAARMAPGPARDLLGIAAAGT, from the coding sequence GTGCCCCTGGACCGCGTGCCCGACCTCACCGCGCTGCGCCTGCTCGTCGCGGTCGTGGAGACGGGGTCGATCGGGCGGGGGGCGCGACGGGTGGGGATGACCCAGCAGGCCGCCTCGGACCGGTTGCGGGCCGTGGAGTCCCAGGTGGGCGTCGCCCTCCTGCACCGCAGCCGTCAGGGGTCGCGACCCACCGAGGCCGGCACCCTGCTGACGGGGTGGGCCACCCGCCTGCTCGAGGTGGCCGAGGAGGTCGCCGAGGGCATCGGGACGTTGCGCGCCGACCGGACGGCGCCCCTGCGGGTGGCCGCCAGCATGACGATCGCCGAGCACCTCCTGCCCCGGTGGCTGCTCGTGCTGCGCCAGCGCTCCGGGACGGGGGGAGCGGCGTCGCAGGCGGTGGAGCTGCTCGCGACGAACTCGGTGCGGGTGCTGGCCGCCGTCGCGGACGGGGAGGCCGACCTCGGGTTCGTCGAGGGACCGGGCGTCCCGCGGGGGTTGCGCAGCCGCGAACTCGTGCGCGACCACCTCGTCGTGGTCGTCGCCCCCGGCCACCCCTGGACGCGCCGGCGTCGGCCGGTCGAGGCCGCCGAGCTGGCCAGGACCGCGCTCGTCTCGCGCGAGCGCGGGTCGGGGACGCGCGAGGTGCTGGACCGGGCGCTCACCGCGGTCGGCCTGGAGCCGGTGCCGCCCGCGGTCGAGCTGACGACGGCGACCGGTGTGCGCGAGGCGGTCCGGGCGGGGGCCGGTGTCGCCGTCCTCAGCCGGCTCGCCGTCGCCGACGACGTCGACGCCGGGCGGCTGCGTGCCGTCGAGGTGCGGGGGCTGGACCTGAGCCGTGCCCTGCGGGCGGTGTGGACGGGTGCCGCCCGGATGGCTCCCGGGCCGGCCCGGGACCTCCTCGGCATCGCCGCGGCGGGTACCTGA
- a CDS encoding RidA family protein, whose translation MSSRKETFVFRPEDGVPPRVGPFAHATRLGDLVFVTGQMPTDPATGLLVGGGVQEQAEQVRANLVAVLAQLDLTLDDALHVRVHLRDFEGDFAAFNERYRTWFDGPLPARTTVGVTGLAVGALVEIDLVAGR comes from the coding sequence GTGAGCAGCCGCAAGGAGACGTTCGTGTTCCGCCCCGAGGACGGGGTCCCGCCCCGGGTGGGCCCGTTCGCCCACGCCACGCGCCTGGGCGACCTCGTCTTCGTCACCGGGCAGATGCCCACCGATCCCGCGACCGGTCTGCTCGTGGGGGGCGGGGTCCAGGAGCAGGCCGAGCAGGTGCGCGCGAACCTCGTGGCCGTCCTGGCCCAGCTCGACCTCACCCTCGACGACGCCCTCCACGTCCGCGTCCACCTGCGCGACTTCGAGGGCGACTTCGCCGCCTTCAACGAGCGCTACCGCACGTGGTTCGACGGTCCGCTGCCCGCCCGCACGACGGTCGGCGTGACGGGGCTCGCCGTCGGGGCCCTCGTCGAGATCGACCTCGTCGCCGGACGATAG
- a CDS encoding cytochrome P450, whose protein sequence is MNRYSPLDVGGPSPLDMVRAVPRIMRAPHLFLAEVTARHGAVAAIPLPRTPVLVLADPAGVRRVLVENARAYGKATIQYNALATVTGPGLLAGDGQRWRTHRRVVQPAFHHAGLRDVAAHAVQAGRRLAAEADALTPGQPMEVLDATSRAGLEVVGHTLAAADLSRDAPLLVDAVGRALELVVRRAASPVPGAWPTPSRARLAREVAAIDDVCARILADRARRTLEDPRDLVGLMLAAGMDHRQVRDELVTFVVAGHETVASSLTWTLDLLSRERTALARVHAEVAALDAEPGWDDLPRLPYLRAAVDEALRLYPPAWVITRQALADDVVAGVAVPVGTLVIVSTWALHRDPALWEDPAAFRPERFAGPERREHYVPFGAGPRLCIGRDLALVEEVLVLASLLRTHTVRPAGPPRPVDALVTLRPRGGLPLHVERLPG, encoded by the coding sequence CTGAACCGGTACTCCCCGCTCGACGTCGGCGGCCCGTCCCCGCTCGACATGGTCCGCGCGGTCCCCCGGATCATGCGGGCTCCCCACCTGTTCCTGGCCGAGGTCACCGCCCGGCACGGGGCGGTGGCCGCGATCCCGCTGCCCCGCACGCCGGTCCTCGTCCTCGCCGACCCGGCCGGGGTCCGCCGCGTGCTCGTGGAGAACGCCCGCGCGTACGGCAAGGCGACGATCCAGTACAACGCCCTGGCCACCGTCACCGGGCCCGGTCTGCTGGCCGGGGACGGGCAGCGCTGGCGCACCCACCGCCGCGTCGTGCAACCCGCCTTCCACCACGCCGGTCTGCGCGACGTCGCCGCGCACGCGGTCCAGGCGGGGCGGCGGCTGGCCGCCGAGGCGGACGCGCTGACCCCCGGGCAGCCGATGGAGGTCCTGGACGCGACGTCCCGCGCCGGGCTCGAGGTCGTCGGGCACACCCTCGCCGCCGCCGACCTCTCCCGCGACGCGCCCCTGCTCGTCGACGCCGTCGGCCGGGCCCTGGAACTCGTCGTCCGGCGCGCGGCCAGCCCCGTCCCCGGTGCCTGGCCCACGCCCTCCCGCGCCCGCCTCGCCCGCGAGGTCGCCGCCATCGACGACGTCTGCGCACGCATCCTCGCCGACCGGGCGCGGCGGACGCTGGAGGACCCGCGCGACCTCGTCGGGCTCATGCTCGCCGCCGGGATGGACCACCGGCAGGTCCGCGACGAGCTCGTGACCTTCGTCGTGGCCGGCCACGAGACCGTCGCCAGCTCCCTCACCTGGACGCTGGACCTGCTCTCGCGCGAGCGGACCGCCCTCGCCCGCGTGCACGCCGAGGTCGCCGCCCTCGACGCGGAGCCCGGCTGGGACGACCTGCCGCGGCTGCCGTACCTGCGCGCCGCGGTCGACGAGGCGCTGCGGCTGTACCCGCCGGCGTGGGTGATCACCCGCCAGGCGCTCGCCGACGACGTGGTGGCCGGGGTCGCGGTCCCCGTCGGGACCCTCGTCATCGTCAGCACCTGGGCGCTGCACCGCGACCCCGCGCTGTGGGAGGACCCGGCCGCCTTCCGGCCGGAGCGGTTCGCCGGACCCGAGCGGCGCGAGCACTACGTCCCCTTCGGTGCCGGCCCCCGCCTGTGCATCGGCCGCGACCTCGCCCTCGTCGAGGAGGTCCTCGTCCTCGCCTCCCTCCTGCGCACCCACACCGTCCGCCCCGCCGGGCCGCCGCGGCCCGTCGACGCGCTCGTGACCCTGCGCCCGCGCGGGGGGCTGCCCCTGCACGTGGAACGCCTGCCAGGCTGA
- a CDS encoding GroES family chaperonin, with the protein MLHDRVLVQPDDAAERKSSAGILIPATAAVGKRLTWAAVVAVGPHVRQVATGDKVLFDPEDKAEVELHGKGYTLLRERDLHAVAAPGEDGGRTGLYL; encoded by the coding sequence ATGCTGCACGACCGCGTCCTCGTGCAGCCCGACGACGCCGCCGAGCGCAAGTCCTCCGCGGGCATCCTCATCCCGGCCACGGCCGCCGTCGGCAAGCGGCTGACGTGGGCCGCGGTGGTGGCCGTGGGGCCGCACGTGCGGCAGGTCGCGACGGGGGACAAGGTCCTGTTCGACCCCGAGGACAAGGCCGAGGTCGAGCTGCACGGCAAGGGGTACACCCTGCTGCGCGAACGCGACCTGCACGCCGTCGCCGCCCCCGGCGAGGACGGCGGCCGGACCGGCCTCTACCTGTAG
- a CDS encoding DUF3618 domain-containing protein, with amino-acid sequence MAASDGKAEITTSDPRALEREVEVRRAALAGTIDELTDRLAPKTIARRSFADVRGRVHSFTFDHRGGLRVERVAAVGVAVLGVTTFVVVRAVRKRR; translated from the coding sequence GTGGCGGCCAGCGACGGCAAGGCCGAGATCACGACCAGCGACCCGCGCGCTCTCGAGCGCGAGGTGGAGGTTCGCCGAGCCGCGCTCGCGGGCACGATCGACGAGCTGACCGACCGGCTCGCGCCCAAGACGATCGCCCGGCGCTCGTTCGCGGACGTCCGCGGCCGGGTCCACTCCTTCACCTTCGACCACCGCGGGGGCCTGCGCGTCGAACGCGTCGCCGCCGTCGGTGTCGCGGTCCTCGGCGTGACGACGTTCGTCGTCGTCCGCGCGGTGCGCAAGCGCCGCTGA
- the bcp gene encoding thioredoxin-dependent thiol peroxidase, with product MTRLAPGEHAPDFTLTAHDGRAVSLSDLLATGRHVVAYFYPAAMTPGCTTQACDFRDSLDALNASGFTVVGISKDGVAKLTSFAERDGITFPLLSDPDHAVHEAYGAWGEKTNYGRTSVGTIRSTVVVDPQGVVELAQYNVRATGHVAKLRKDLGLDQ from the coding sequence ATGACGCGCCTGGCACCCGGTGAGCACGCCCCCGACTTCACGCTGACCGCGCACGACGGCCGGGCGGTGTCGCTGAGTGACCTGCTGGCCACCGGCCGGCACGTCGTCGCCTACTTCTACCCGGCCGCGATGACACCGGGCTGCACCACGCAGGCCTGCGACTTCCGCGACTCCCTCGACGCGCTGAACGCCTCCGGGTTCACCGTGGTGGGGATCTCCAAGGACGGTGTGGCGAAGCTGACCTCGTTCGCCGAGCGGGACGGGATCACGTTCCCGCTGCTGTCCGACCCCGACCACGCGGTGCACGAGGCGTACGGGGCGTGGGGCGAGAAGACGAACTACGGCCGGACGTCGGTCGGGACCATCCGCTCGACGGTCGTGGTGGACCCGCAGGGGGTGGTGGAACTGGCGCAGTACAACGTGCGCGCCACGGGCCACGTCGCCAAGCTCCGGAAGGATCTCGGGCTCGACCAGTAG
- a CDS encoding anti-sigma factor, producing MKRHETRHETRDDPLLAAAWALDALDDDERAAYEERLRSHRDERADADSLRETASRLSVGTPAPPHLRAAVLAAVADTPQEPAPANVVDLPAHRARRRGPSRWSALVAAAGILLGAVGLGVGVVNRSGGSDVSAQQEARDRITDLLTRPGVRVSTVGASGGGTATLVQAGGEVGVLTSGLPDAGPGRGYQLWLAEGEDLTSAGMLHVTSSGGSAVVVPAAAATGVGISVEPDGGSRQPTTDPVVFTDLVG from the coding sequence GTGAAGCGCCACGAGACCCGCCACGAGACCCGTGACGACCCGCTGCTCGCGGCGGCCTGGGCGCTGGACGCCCTCGACGACGACGAACGCGCCGCCTACGAGGAGCGCCTGCGGTCCCACCGGGACGAGCGTGCCGACGCGGACTCGTTGCGCGAGACCGCCTCCCGCCTGTCCGTCGGCACGCCCGCGCCCCCGCACCTGCGCGCGGCGGTGCTCGCCGCCGTCGCGGACACCCCCCAGGAACCGGCGCCGGCGAACGTCGTGGACCTGCCCGCGCACCGGGCCCGCCGGCGCGGACCCTCGCGCTGGAGCGCCCTCGTGGCGGCCGCGGGCATCCTCCTGGGCGCGGTCGGTCTCGGGGTGGGGGTCGTGAACCGCTCCGGCGGGTCCGACGTCAGCGCCCAGCAGGAGGCCAGGGACCGGATCACCGACCTGCTCACCCGTCCCGGGGTGCGCGTCTCGACCGTGGGGGCGAGCGGGGGCGGGACGGCCACCCTCGTGCAGGCCGGGGGTGAGGTCGGCGTGCTGACGTCCGGGTTGCCCGACGCGGGCCCGGGGCGGGGGTACCAGTTGTGGCTCGCCGAGGGGGAGGACCTGACGTCGGCCGGGATGCTGCACGTGACGTCCTCGGGGGGTTCGGCGGTCGTGGTGCCGGCCGCCGCGGCGACGGGGGTCGGGATCTCGGTGGAACCGGACGGTGGTTCCCGGCAGCCCACGACGGACCCGGTCGTGTTCACCGACCTGGTGGGGTGA
- the sigK gene encoding ECF RNA polymerase sigma factor SigK, translating into MTTTTEDDLVAAARGDQHAFAAFYDATAGAVHGTVLRVLRDPAQSEEVVQEVFLEAWRTAARFDPARGTARGWVVTMAHRRAVDRVRAAQASTLRDERVGLREVPPYDSVSEEVQDVLDADEVRRALTSLTPVQKQAIDLAYYGGRTHRQIAEDLQLPLGTVKTRLRDGLTRLRDALGVGDR; encoded by the coding sequence GTGACCACCACGACCGAGGACGACCTGGTGGCCGCCGCGCGCGGCGACCAGCACGCGTTCGCGGCGTTCTACGACGCCACCGCCGGGGCGGTGCACGGCACCGTCCTGCGGGTCCTGCGCGACCCGGCGCAGTCCGAGGAGGTCGTCCAGGAGGTCTTCCTCGAGGCGTGGCGCACGGCCGCCCGCTTCGACCCGGCCCGCGGCACCGCCCGCGGGTGGGTCGTCACCATGGCTCACCGCAGGGCCGTGGACCGGGTGCGGGCGGCCCAGGCCAGCACCCTGCGGGACGAACGGGTGGGGCTGCGCGAGGTGCCCCCCTACGACAGCGTGAGCGAGGAGGTGCAGGACGTGCTGGACGCCGACGAGGTGCGCCGGGCGCTGACGTCGCTCACCCCCGTGCAGAAGCAGGCCATCGACCTCGCCTACTACGGCGGTCGCACCCACCGCCAGATCGCCGAGGACCTCCAGCTGCCCCTGGGCACGGTCAAGACGCGCCTGCGGGACGGGCTGACCCGGTTGCGCGACGCGCTGGGGGTGGGGGACCGGTGA
- a CDS encoding molybdopterin-dependent oxidoreductase: MDGTPRADGPEGNRRAGRLLAAWSGVLAAALTLGVGQLAAGIVSPSAAPLVVVGDAVVDLVPAPVKEWAVRSFGTSDKAVLLVTTAVLLALLAAGAGLLARRRVRAGVAVVAALGAVGVVAAATRPDATALTPLPSLLGTLAGAYALVLLVRRVPGTADPARRALLLGGTGAAAALTGGGGQLLVGARSAQISRDRVVLPAPADPARALPTGIDPAAQVADGLARYATRTADFYRIDTALVVPDLRAEDWSLRVHGMVERELVLDFATLLAKPLRERWVTLTCVSNEVGGDYVGNARWLGYPLADLLAEVGVQDGADMVFATSTDGFTLSAPLAELTDGRDALLAVGMNGEPLPREHGFPVRLVVPGLYGYVSACKWVTDLELTTFAARTAYWTDRGWAERGPVKTASRIDVPRGSATVRRGRVPVAGVAWAQHRGISRVEVRVDEGPWQQARVLPAASADTWCQWVFDWDAQETGTHTLQARATDGTGTPQTDVVAAPIPDGASGYPSVSVTVR, from the coding sequence GTGGACGGGACACCGCGCGCGGACGGGCCGGAGGGGAACCGCCGGGCCGGGCGGCTGCTGGCCGCCTGGTCCGGGGTGCTCGCCGCAGCTCTCACGCTCGGCGTGGGGCAGCTGGCCGCGGGGATCGTCTCCCCGTCGGCCGCGCCCCTCGTCGTCGTCGGCGACGCCGTCGTCGACCTCGTGCCCGCGCCGGTCAAGGAGTGGGCCGTGCGTTCCTTCGGCACCTCCGACAAGGCGGTGCTGCTCGTCACCACCGCGGTGCTGCTGGCCCTGCTCGCGGCCGGGGCGGGCCTGCTCGCGCGGCGCCGGGTGCGCGCCGGCGTGGCGGTCGTGGCCGCCCTGGGCGCCGTCGGGGTCGTCGCGGCCGCGACCCGCCCCGACGCCACCGCCCTGACCCCGCTGCCCTCGCTGCTGGGCACCCTCGCCGGCGCGTACGCGCTGGTCCTGCTGGTGCGCCGCGTCCCCGGCACCGCCGACCCCGCCCGGCGGGCCCTCCTGCTGGGCGGGACCGGCGCGGCCGCCGCCCTCACCGGCGGCGGCGGTCAGCTGCTCGTCGGCGCCCGCAGCGCGCAGATCTCCCGCGACCGCGTCGTGCTCCCGGCGCCGGCCGACCCCGCCCGCGCCCTGCCCACCGGGATCGACCCGGCCGCGCAGGTCGCCGACGGGCTGGCGCGGTACGCCACCCGCACCGCCGACTTCTACCGGATCGACACCGCCCTCGTGGTCCCCGACCTGCGCGCCGAGGACTGGTCGCTGCGCGTGCACGGGATGGTCGAGCGCGAGCTCGTGCTGGACTTCGCGACGTTGCTGGCCAAGCCGTTGCGGGAGCGGTGGGTGACCCTCACGTGCGTCAGCAACGAGGTCGGCGGCGACTACGTCGGCAACGCGCGCTGGCTCGGCTACCCCCTCGCGGACCTGCTGGCCGAGGTCGGCGTCCAGGACGGGGCCGACATGGTGTTCGCCACGAGCACCGACGGGTTCACGCTGTCCGCGCCGCTGGCCGAGCTCACCGACGGCCGGGACGCCCTGCTGGCCGTCGGCATGAACGGCGAACCCCTGCCGCGCGAGCACGGCTTCCCGGTCCGCCTCGTCGTCCCGGGCCTGTACGGCTACGTCTCGGCCTGCAAGTGGGTCACCGACCTGGAGCTGACGACGTTCGCCGCGAGGACCGCGTACTGGACCGACCGCGGGTGGGCCGAGCGCGGACCCGTGAAGACGGCCTCGCGCATCGACGTGCCGCGCGGTTCGGCCACCGTCCGGCGCGGGCGCGTCCCCGTGGCGGGAGTGGCCTGGGCGCAGCACCGCGGGATCTCCCGCGTGGAGGTGCGCGTCGACGAGGGGCCGTGGCAGCAGGCCCGCGTGCTGCCCGCGGCGTCGGCGGACACCTGGTGCCAGTGGGTGTTCGACTGGGACGCGCAGGAGACCGGGACCCACACCCTCCAGGCGCGCGCGACCGACGGGACGGGGACACCTCAGACCGACGTCGTGGCGGCCCCGATCCCGGACGGGGCCAGCGGGTACCCCTCCGTCAGCGTCACGGTGCGGTGA
- the rdgB gene encoding RdgB/HAM1 family non-canonical purine NTP pyrophosphatase — translation MTGPATRVVLATRNAHKVGELRAVLAPLLPDVEVLTVDAFEAVPEVAETEVTFAGNALLKARAVAAATGLPAVADDSGIAVDVLGGAPGIFSARWAGRHGDDAANLELLLAQIADVPADHRGGAFVCAAALALPDGTSAVRHGELRGTVATSASGAGGFGYDPCFVPAGADRTLAEHTAREKNAISHRGAAFRALAPVVVEALAGRPIQGGPGSEEV, via the coding sequence ATGACGGGACCGGCGACGCGGGTCGTCCTCGCCACCCGCAACGCGCACAAGGTCGGGGAGCTGCGGGCCGTCCTCGCGCCCCTGCTGCCCGACGTCGAGGTGCTGACCGTCGACGCCTTCGAGGCGGTGCCCGAGGTCGCCGAGACCGAGGTGACGTTCGCGGGCAACGCGCTGCTCAAGGCGCGCGCCGTCGCGGCCGCCACCGGTCTGCCCGCCGTCGCCGACGACTCCGGCATCGCCGTCGACGTCCTCGGTGGAGCGCCGGGGATCTTCTCGGCCCGCTGGGCCGGTCGGCACGGCGACGACGCGGCCAACCTGGAGCTGCTGCTGGCCCAGATCGCCGACGTCCCCGCGGACCACCGCGGTGGCGCCTTCGTGTGCGCGGCCGCCCTCGCCCTGCCCGACGGGACGAGCGCGGTCCGTCACGGCGAGCTGCGCGGCACCGTCGCGACGAGCGCGAGCGGGGCCGGCGGGTTCGGGTACGACCCCTGCTTCGTCCCGGCGGGGGCCGACCGCACGCTCGCCGAGCACACCGCGCGGGAGAAGAACGCGATCAGCCACCGCGGCGCCGCGTTCCGCGCCCTCGCCCCGGTCGTGGTCGAGGCGCTGGCCGGTCGACCCATCCAGGGCGGGCCCGGCTCCGAAGAAGTCTGA
- the rph gene encoding ribonuclease PH — MSDQTPTRADGRAADELRPVTITRNWLDHAEGSVLVEFGRTRVLCAASFTEGVPRWRKGSGQGWVTAEYAMLPRSTNTRSDRESVKGRIGGRTHEISRLVGRSLRAVVDTAQLGENTVVLDCDVLQADGGTRTAAITGAYVALADAITWARGQGLVKASKQPLTGSVSAISVGVVDGVPVLDLPYVEDVRAETDMNVVVTGDGRFVEVQGTAEGAPFDRAELDALLDLALAGTSRLAALQAEALAR; from the coding sequence GTGAGCGATCAGACCCCCACCCGCGCCGACGGTCGCGCCGCCGACGAGCTGCGCCCCGTGACCATCACCCGCAACTGGCTCGACCACGCCGAGGGCAGCGTCCTCGTGGAGTTCGGCCGCACCCGGGTGCTGTGCGCGGCCTCCTTCACCGAGGGCGTCCCGCGCTGGCGCAAGGGGTCGGGGCAGGGCTGGGTCACCGCGGAGTACGCGATGCTGCCGCGCTCGACGAACACCCGCAGCGACCGCGAGTCCGTCAAGGGCAGGATCGGCGGCCGCACCCACGAGATCTCCCGCCTCGTCGGCCGCTCCCTGCGCGCCGTGGTCGACACCGCCCAGCTGGGCGAGAACACCGTCGTCCTGGACTGCGACGTCCTGCAGGCCGACGGCGGCACCCGCACCGCCGCGATCACCGGGGCCTACGTGGCGCTCGCGGACGCGATCACCTGGGCCCGCGGCCAGGGCCTCGTCAAGGCCTCGAAGCAGCCGCTCACCGGGTCCGTCTCGGCCATCAGCGTCGGCGTCGTCGACGGGGTGCCCGTCCTGGACCTGCCCTACGTCGAGGACGTGCGCGCCGAGACCGACATGAACGTCGTCGTCACCGGCGACGGGAGGTTCGTCGAGGTGCAGGGCACGGCCGAGGGGGCGCCGTTCGACCGCGCCGAGCTCGACGCGCTGCTCGACCTCGCCCTGGCCGGCACGAGCAGGCTCGCCGCGCTGCAGGCGGAGGCGCTCGCCCGATGA